The Pseudanabaena sp. ABRG5-3 genome includes the window GCTAGTCTGTGTCTCAGAGCGACTAAGAAGCCAGAGCCTCTTAGTGCAGGTTGATCCCGATCGCACTTTACTCTATTGGGTTGGCTTTATTGTCATGCTGGGATTAGTGATTCTGTTTTTGCAGCTATTGGTTGAGTCAGCTTTAGCAGAACGCAAAAGTCGAGAGGAGTTAATGGTTGCCAATAATCGATTGAGAGAATATGCCATTCAAGTTGAAGAACTTGCCACAGTGCAGGAACGTAATCGCATTGCCCGTGAGATTCATGACTCCTTAGGACATTCACTGACAGGCTTTAATTTACATCTAGAAGCAGCTTTGCAATTATTGCAATCCGAGCCTGATGAAGCAAAACAACTTTTATTGGAAGCAAAACAACTAGGCTCAACTGCATTAAATGATGTCCGTGTATCTGTGAGAGCGCTACGCAGTGAGCCACTAGAGGGGCGATCGTTTAAATCAGCAATTCAATCATTAGTCGAAGAATTTCAGCGATCGACGGGGATTGCTGCTCAGACTGATATTGATAATTTAACTGATAGCGATCGCCAGATTTCACCGCAATTAAAAATCATCGTTTATCGCATTGTCCAAGAATCCCTGACGAATATTAGCAAGCATTCTGAGGCAAGCTTGGTAAATATCTCTTGTCAAGTAAGAAATCAAGATCTAGAAATAGTGATTGAAGATAATGGCAAAGGATTCGATATTACTCAAAATGTATCAGGATTTGGGCTACAAGGGATGCAAGAACGAGTGATGGCAGTATCTGGTAACTTAGAAGTTAAGACATCACAGGGGAATGGTTGTAAAATCATTGCTAGGTTCAGGAACATATGGCAGTTTTGATTTTGGCTACGGCAAAATCAAAATTATAATTTGCGATGATTCAGATTCTTTTAATTGACGATCAAGACTTAATTCGGCGCGGCATGAAGGCGCTATTAAAGTCTGATACAGAGTTACAAGTAGTTGGCGAAGGTAAAAATGGAACTGAGGCGATCGCACTCGTAAAAACGTTGCAGCCCGATATGGTGCTGATGGATGTAAGAATGCCAGAAATGGATGGTGTCGCCGCAACAAAAGAAATTTGTCAACTTTTTCCACAGGTTAAAGTACTGATTATGACAACCTTTGATGATCGCGAATATATTACTCAAGCTTTACGTTTTGGTGCGGCTGGATATCTACTCAAAGATACTCCCTTCGAGGAACTTACACAGGCAATTCGTCTAGTACATAAAGGCTATATGCAGCTATCACCGGGGTTAGCGCCGAAGTTACTAGCTCCTGAGCCTCCAAGCCAATTTCCATCGAAATTTGAAAAATTAACATCTAGAGAACAAGAAATTTTGAAACTCATTGCCAAGGGTGCAAATAATCGGGAAATTGCCAATACATTGTTTATTGCTGAGAAGACAGTCAGAAACAACATTACGAATATTTTTAGTCAACTGGGTTTACGCGATCGCACCCAAGCAGCAATCTGGATGAACAATCATCAAGAAAATTTTTGAAAATTTTCTTGATAGTCCAGACATGAGCCGCATTCTAATAGATTTGACACTGGGCAGTTTTTGAACTCTAAAAATCAAAGTAAATAAAGGGTAATTTCTTGTCGGGGCTAAGGATACTGACGAGAAATAGGCTAATGGGGACTAGGAATAACTTCACCTGCCAATTTAACTGCCACTTAGCGCGATCGCATTGATAGGCAACTAGTGAACATAGTAATAAACTACTCATAATCAAAGCAATTTGTCCTGCTGTGATACCAAGTGACTCCACATAGATTTTTACGCCAAACTGAGGATCGCTTTGATAGCCCCATAGTCTTTGTAAAAGCATATTGGTATCGGCTAAATTGGGCAATCGGAACGGAATCCAACCGACAAAGACGACTAATTGCGTCATCACAATTGCTAAAAGCTTCATCGGTAAAGACTTCCAGATTTTATTTAGCCCCTCAAATACCGAGCAAAGCTCCATCCATAGACGATGTCCCACTAGGGCGGCTCCATGCCAGATTCCCCAGATAATGAAGCCCCAGTTTGCGCCATGCCAGATCCCAACTACAAGCATGATAATCATCAGGTTTAGGCAAGTTCGCCATATACCACCACGAGAGCCGCCGAGGGGAATATAGAGATAATTTCGCATCCATGCGCCGAGGGTCATGTGCCAACGCCGCCAAAAATCGGAAATACTGGTGGAGAAATAGGGAAAATCAAAATTTTGGGGCAGCTTAAAGCCTAATAACAATGCGCTACCCCTTGCCATATCGATATAGCCACTAAAGTCGCAATAAATCTGGATGCCATAGCCAATCAGGGCAAGCCAAAGATCGATACTGCCTGCTCGTTCAGTATTCCGAAAACAGAGATCGACATATCTTGCCATATTGTCGGCAATGATCCCTTTTTTGACTGCCCCACAGGCAAATAGCCAGACACCCTCAGCAATGTCTGACACAATAGGGCGCGATCTCGTTAATAGTTGAGGCGCAAATTCTTGATAGCGGGTAATGGGGCCTGATAGCAGTTTGGCAAAAAATAGCTTGTAAGCGGCAAAGCTCAGAAAATCCCGCGCAGGCGTGTTACCGCGATAGGTATCGATTAAATAAGCGATTAATTCAAAGACGAAAAAGCTTAAGGTAATCGGTGGCACGATATTTGCTTTCGCCCAGATCGCCAGTGAACTCCCCACAGGTAAACCCGTAATATTACCGATCGCCGTCGCTACGAAAGGAATATATTTGAAGCCAAATAGCAGTAGCACATTAAAAAACACCCCCACAAACAGCAACCACTGCTTTAGAAATTGGTCTCCTTTGCGAATTTCCCCTCCTAACCAAAAGTTGATTGTCAGCATCACTAGCAATAGCCAAACATACTGCACCTGAATAAATGAGTAAAATATCAAGCTTGCTGTCAAAATAACTAACAAACGAGCCTGTATGCTTGGTAATAGCCAATAAACAATCGTGGTAATAATTAGGAATTGAGCATAGTCAAGGGATAAAAAATCCATTTTGATGCTCGTCAACCATTGAAAAAAATGGAAGGACTGAAAATCCATTGCTTAGGAAACTACTTCAGGTTCAGGCATGATAAGTAGCGTCGATGGATCGTCAAGGAGGTCGTCATCAAGATGCTTAATGGGAACCCAGCTTGGTAATGTCGAGCTAGCTTCTTCTACCTGTAATTGGACACAGGGAATTGTATCCGAAAGTATGGAGCTTGCCATCATCCCTGTGTGAATCTCAACGTGGGCGGAGGCGATCGCTTCAAAAATTAAGTTTTGTCCAGGAAAGACAACGCGCTCAAAGTACCATTGGGGTACATCAGTGATTCGGGCAATTTGGATCTTGCTCGTAGCATTGACATAGGAGCAAACGATCTTCTCGTCGTGTAAATCAGCAGGTAACGGATCAAATAAAGACATAATATTTTGTATTTTGTTTATATAGTTTGCAAATCTTAAAAAAACAAGACTTTTGTAATTTTTATGATCACAATTTAATCATGGTTATAAAAATATCTCCACTTAAGCCAGTAGCACCTGCCGATATGTTTAGAGTTTACAAGAATAATGATCTCGCAATTTTAAGATGAACATAAAGCTAACATTCAAGACCCACTAGCGATTGTAAACACTACTACCAACTCCTAAGATATGTAACTGTGAATTTGATCCCCATCGACTTGATGCCGAATGTCAATTGTGAAAATTTGACTATAAACGTTCACAGGGACGTAACGAGTATAAAAAATCACCAAAATCGAGAATTCAAAACAGAGAGTTGTGTCCCCGCCTTCGGCGGGGACACAACCCTGTACTTCACTAAATTGGTATACGCTATAAGTGCATATAATTAAGATATGTAAAGACTTGTTGATTAAAATAGAATCATTACATTTTTGGCGATCGCGCTGAAAGCCAAAAAACAATAAAAAACCCTCTAAATAATAAAACTTGGGATTACTAAAGAGTTAATGACGCGCCCCACTCTGGGTATTGCATCATTACCTAAAAATATCACATCTTTAGGAATACCTAGAATTTTAATTAAAACTAAATTAAAACTAAATTAAAACTCAGAGATTAAATCCTATGTCTACCAATGATCCCCTAAATAATTCCAGCACCTCATCTGGTGACATATCTGAACCTATATCTGCTGTATCTGTTGGTTGCGATCGCATTCTTTATATCCGCCTCCCATGTAACCCAATTTTTCCGATTGGTGTAGTCTACCTCTCCGATCACATTCATAAGGTTGCGCCCCATGTACAGCAAAATATTTTTGATTTAGGTACTGTGCCACCCCTCGATTTTTATGCGGCACTGGATCGGACGATCGACAAGTTTCAACCAAATTTACTAGTATTCTCTTGGCGTGATATTCAGATCTATGCACCCGTAGGCGGACGTGGTGGCAATCCTCTCCAAAATGCCTTTGAGTTTTACTATGCCAAAAACCCTTTCAAGAAATTGCGTGGGGCAGTTAATGGTTTACGCCTGTTTACTTCTTACTACACCGAGCTTTGGCGCAACTCTCAGTTAATCCGACGCGGGTTAAGTCGAGCGAGACGCTATCACCCAGAAGCCAGAGCTGTGATCGGTGGTGGTGCGGTCAGTGTGTTCTATGAGCAGCTAGGTAATGTGTTACCTAACGGCACAATTATTTCCGTTGGTGAAGGGGAATCACTGCTAGAGCGTTTGGTGCAGGGGCGGGAAATTGAAAGCGATCGCTGTTATGTGGTCGGTGAAACTAAACCCCGTCCTCGTCTGATCCATGAGGAACCTGCCCCCATCGAAAAGAGTGCCTGTGATTACGAATATATCGAATCGATTTGGGAAGATTTTAATTACTATTTCCGCGATCGTGACTTTTATATCGGGGTACAAACTAAACGCGGATGTCCCCATAATTGCTGCTACTGCATTTATACCGTCATCGAAGGTAAACAAGTTCGCATTAATCCTACCGATGAAGTCATTAAGGAAATGCGCCAACTCTATGATCGCGGCGTGCGTAATTTCTGGTTTACCGATGCTCAGTTTATTCCCGCCAAGAAATTTATTGATGATGCTGTGGAATTGCTAGAAAAAGTCAAAGCCTCAGGCATGACCGATATTCACTGGGCGGCTTACATTCGTGCTGACAATCTCACACCTTATCTCTGTAAGTTAATGGTCGAAACGGGCATGAGCTATTTCGAGATCGGCATTACTAGCGGCTCTCAGGAATTAGTTCGCAAAATGCGAATGGGCTACAATCTCAAATCTGTCCTCCAAAACTGTCGTGACCTCAAGGCGGCGGGCTTCAATGAACTCGTATCAGTGAACTATTCCTTCAATGTTATTGATGAAACTTTAGAAACAATTCGTCAAACGATCGCCTATCACCGCGAACTAGAAGCAATCTTTGGTGCGGACAAAGTAGAACCCGCAATTTTCTTTATTGGCTTGCAGCCCCACACCCATCTAGAAGACTATGCTTTCAAAAACAACATTCTCAAAGAAGGCTATAACCCTATGAGCATGATGCCTTGGACAGCCAAGAAACTGCTCTGGAATCCTGAGCCTCTCGGCTCTTTCTTTGGCGAGGTCTGTTTAGAAGCATGGAAACGTGATGATGGTGATGACTTTGGGCGCACGGTGATGGATATCCTAGAGGAACGACTTGGACGTGCACCATTAGAGGAAGCTCTTGCTGCACCGATGAAAGAACTAGTGAATGTATAAACAAATTAGGTTGCACTTTGTGCAACCTAATTTCTTTAATTCCTGTATAACTTTTCAAGGGAATAGATAATGAAGTTTTTAAATCTAGTATTACTATCAGCTAATGTCCTTGGGACTATTTCTCTTTGTCCAAATATTGCCTCATCACAAACAGATATATAGCTATCGCCAAGTGTACTAGGACATAAAACCCAAGAATTGATTGGCGGCGCTCCGCGCCGCCAATCAATTCTTGGGTTTTGATTTGTTCTAAGACAAGTGACTGTAGCTATAAAACCTAAATGCCCAGATCAGCCATCCACCAAACCTGCTAATCCCCCCTCAGCAGTAGCGCCAAGAGATACTTAGAGAAAATCCCAGATGTGCTTTAAGGTTACTTTACAATCCAATCTGTAAAAGTACTCAAATGCAAAATACGGTGCTTTTTAATTTGGAAAATTGATGGTTAGCGATCGCGATCGTCTATCCTTTGTGCTTAAAATCACATCAACCAAAGCCTGAGATCACTTTTTCAATCAGGAAAACTAGCGATAATGATTTCATTAAGGGTTAAAGAAATCAGGAGCAAGGTCATGACAGAACTTACCATTGGCGGTTGCATTTTCAAGTCCTACGCTACGGTAATTGCCTTTTTATTTTTAATAGCCCTGCTCTGATTCCTTTTAAAATCAAAAGTTTTCGATATCTCCAAACAAAAATTTAAGCAGCTTACTCAAATATGAATAGGCTGCTTTTTTATGATGGTAAGGAACGCGAGTTCGGGATAATTTGAAACGGGCTTTGAGAGAGGTTTTTTTGCTACGCAAACCCTCTCTCAAAGCCCAAAAGTAAAAGCCTTGCGTAGCAAGGCTTTTACTTTTGGGCTTTTAAAATTTGTCAACTTAACCCGAATTAACGTTAAGGAGCTAACTAAATGTAATTAAGGGTTTTGCGATTTAATAAAGAACCAGATTTTAGTGACGTGGTTTTGCTGCGCCACTAAAAATCAGTTCCTTGCATCAACATTCACTAAACTAATTCAATCAAACCTATAGGTTTGCAGGTCTTTCTGAGATTTTGCGTAGATAAAATTTCTGGGGATTCTTCCTACTGGATAAATGTAAACTTGCCGCTATTGCCGTCAGCTTCCATTTTGATTTGTGCAACATAAAACTGCTTCTGTACGATTTCGCCTTCGGGGGTGAAGGAAATCTCGCCTAGAGGAGTTTCATATTTACCAGCTAGCAAGGTGTCATTGAGTTGGGTGCGAAGTTGAGGCAATGACAAAGTACTTATTTTGGTGGTTTTATCGAGAGTACTCAAAGCTTCGACAAATACTTGTACTCCTGTAAATGCTTGAGCACTGAACTGAGGTGGCTCTTTTTTATTCTGTTCAGTATAGAGCTTACGGAATTCAGTATTAATAGGATTCTTCAGTTCGGGGCTGTAGGCTTGAGCGATAATGATGCCATCACAGAGTGCTTTGCATACGGGTAGCAGATTGGAAGTATTGAGACCATTTCCACCGATAATTAGACCCTTATACCCCAGTTCCCGCAATTGTTTGACCAGATTACCTCCATCTGCGGATAAGCCAGAGATGATGACTAAATCAGGTTTAACATTAATTGCATTAGTTACTTGAGATTGGAAGTCTGTATCTGTAGTTTGGAAGGTTTGCACAGTAGCAAGTTCCAAACCTTTTTGCTTGACAGTTTCTTGGAAAGTACCTGTTTCTGATTTATTAAAAGCATCATTTTGGGCGTAGAAAACAGCTACTTTCTTAATCTGGGGATTGATTTTGAGAGCTGCATCGATCGCATTAGGTGCAACTACTGCTACAGGTGCGGATACTCGCGAAATATATTTACCGATTTGAGGAATACCCTTTGCTGTATTTGAGGCAGCAATGACAGGAACACCTGCACGTTCGGCGATCGGATCAGCACCAAAAGCCTGTTGTGAAAGTGTCGGGCCGACAATACCAACCACTTTATCTTGAGAAATTAGGGTGTTAAAAGCGTTGATTGCACCTTGCTCATCGCCTGCGGTATCTTGAAAAACTAGACGAATTGGTGTGCCATTAACGCCGCCTTTCTTATTAAAATAGGCTTCAGCAATCTTGGCTCCCGTCACGCCTTCCTGCCCCAATAGCGCCACA containing:
- a CDS encoding sensor histidine kinase, which gives rise to MQIRLNPRSPLLQLLLTLEWILLGLVAITQILVTTKLNIPTDIVFNEIGLLIFAVLGIAFPIAPLHKLVYIIAEFALIFLLTIKGNISLFQLLFIVLVIRNCVMLEGRSRSLVTGIALFSVLVCVSERLRSQSLLVQVDPDRTLLYWVGFIVMLGLVILFLQLLVESALAERKSREELMVANNRLREYAIQVEELATVQERNRIAREIHDSLGHSLTGFNLHLEAALQLLQSEPDEAKQLLLEAKQLGSTALNDVRVSVRALRSEPLEGRSFKSAIQSLVEEFQRSTGIAAQTDIDNLTDSDRQISPQLKIIVYRIVQESLTNISKHSEASLVNISCQVRNQDLEIVIEDNGKGFDITQNVSGFGLQGMQERVMAVSGNLEVKTSQGNGCKIIARFRNIWQF
- a CDS encoding response regulator yields the protein MIQILLIDDQDLIRRGMKALLKSDTELQVVGEGKNGTEAIALVKTLQPDMVLMDVRMPEMDGVAATKEICQLFPQVKVLIMTTFDDREYITQALRFGAAGYLLKDTPFEELTQAIRLVHKGYMQLSPGLAPKLLAPEPPSQFPSKFEKLTSREQEILKLIAKGANNREIANTLFIAEKTVRNNITNIFSQLGLRDRTQAAIWMNNHQENF
- a CDS encoding MBOAT family O-acyltransferase, with protein sequence MDFLSLDYAQFLIITTIVYWLLPSIQARLLVILTASLIFYSFIQVQYVWLLLVMLTINFWLGGEIRKGDQFLKQWLLFVGVFFNVLLLFGFKYIPFVATAIGNITGLPVGSSLAIWAKANIVPPITLSFFVFELIAYLIDTYRGNTPARDFLSFAAYKLFFAKLLSGPITRYQEFAPQLLTRSRPIVSDIAEGVWLFACGAVKKGIIADNMARYVDLCFRNTERAGSIDLWLALIGYGIQIYCDFSGYIDMARGSALLLGFKLPQNFDFPYFSTSISDFWRRWHMTLGAWMRNYLYIPLGGSRGGIWRTCLNLMIIMLVVGIWHGANWGFIIWGIWHGAALVGHRLWMELCSVFEGLNKIWKSLPMKLLAIVMTQLVVFVGWIPFRLPNLADTNMLLQRLWGYQSDPQFGVKIYVESLGITAGQIALIMSSLLLCSLVAYQCDRAKWQLNWQVKLFLVPISLFLVSILSPDKKLPFIYFDF
- a CDS encoding DUF1830 domain-containing protein is translated as MSLFDPLPADLHDEKIVCSYVNATSKIQIARITDVPQWYFERVVFPGQNLIFEAIASAHVEIHTGMMASSILSDTIPCVQLQVEEASSTLPSWVPIKHLDDDLLDDPSTLLIMPEPEVVS
- a CDS encoding photosystem II high light acclimation radical SAM protein; its protein translation is MSTNDPLNNSSTSSGDISEPISAVSVGCDRILYIRLPCNPIFPIGVVYLSDHIHKVAPHVQQNIFDLGTVPPLDFYAALDRTIDKFQPNLLVFSWRDIQIYAPVGGRGGNPLQNAFEFYYAKNPFKKLRGAVNGLRLFTSYYTELWRNSQLIRRGLSRARRYHPEARAVIGGGAVSVFYEQLGNVLPNGTIISVGEGESLLERLVQGREIESDRCYVVGETKPRPRLIHEEPAPIEKSACDYEYIESIWEDFNYYFRDRDFYIGVQTKRGCPHNCCYCIYTVIEGKQVRINPTDEVIKEMRQLYDRGVRNFWFTDAQFIPAKKFIDDAVELLEKVKASGMTDIHWAAYIRADNLTPYLCKLMVETGMSYFEIGITSGSQELVRKMRMGYNLKSVLQNCRDLKAAGFNELVSVNYSFNVIDETLETIRQTIAYHRELEAIFGADKVEPAIFFIGLQPHTHLEDYAFKNNILKEGYNPMSMMPWTAKKLLWNPEPLGSFFGEVCLEAWKRDDGDDFGRTVMDILEERLGRAPLEEALAAPMKELVNV
- a CDS encoding ABC transporter substrate-binding protein — translated: MTKTIKQLCSFAIAAMMSCILAVACTPTSNTPTTTTTPNSPNTGVAQTAIPIGIAFAQTSNVALLGQEGVTGAKIAEAYFNKKGGVNGTPIRLVFQDTAGDEQGAINAFNTLISQDKVVGIVGPTLSQQAFGADPIAERAGVPVIAASNTAKGIPQIGKYISRVSAPVAVVAPNAIDAALKINPQIKKVAVFYAQNDAFNKSETGTFQETVKQKGLELATVQTFQTTDTDFQSQVTNAINVKPDLVIISGLSADGGNLVKQLRELGYKGLIIGGNGLNTSNLLPVCKALCDGIIIAQAYSPELKNPINTEFRKLYTEQNKKEPPQFSAQAFTGVQVFVEALSTLDKTTKISTLSLPQLRTQLNDTLLAGKYETPLGEISFTPEGEIVQKQFYVAQIKMEADGNSGKFTFIQ